The Lacticaseibacillus pabuli region ACGTACAGCCCTTAAGGAGGAATTGTGATGGCGCAGCAAAATGGCCCTAAACCAGATGCAACGAGTGATCCGCAGTATGCATCTGTCGACCGGCTGGCACAATTAACTGCCAATCCGGCTATTCCGCGGCGCAAACCAGGCGCGCGGGTAGATTACAACAAACTAGCTAGTGAGATGAAGCATCAGGATGATGATTTGTTTCTGCTAGCTGATGCGCGACATGATGGGGTGCCGCTGGCTCAGGTCGAACAACCCAAACCAGCGCAACCGGCGACTAAACCGCCCCTTCAGGCAACAAGCGCCAGTGCCAAACCAAGTGATGTGCAAACAACGACAAATTCAGCGCCAACGCCTGACAAAATCGAGCAGGCGGTAACTGCGGGCCAGAAATCCGTGGCTAGCCCTGAAAAGCCGGTGGGTGCGCAATCCTGGCCCGTGACGGTACAAAAACCCGCCCCACGGCCTCTGGTGGACGATCAGCCTGCTGAGCACCAGCACGTCATGAAACGGAGTGGTTTGTCACCGCGTTTCAATCCCGTGCCGAACTTCGCACAGGTCGATCAAGCGTATGTCGCATATCGCAATAATAAATAAACAAATAATTTCGGAAAGAAGATTCGTTTAATGACTGAGACAGATTACTTTATTGGTATCAAGGGTTCAGGGATGAGTGCGCTTGCCCTGATTTTGCATGATTTGGGACACGAGGTTCTGGGCAGTGACATCACCCAGTACACTTTCACTCAGCGCGGGTTGGAACAAGCTGGCATCGAGTGCTTACCATTTGACGCCGCTAACTTGAAGCCCGGCTACACCGTCATCGCAGGGAACAGTTTCACGGATGACCATCCAGAAATTGTCCGCGCCCGCGAACTGGGTCTCACCATTTACCGCTACCATGAATACCTCGGGAAGTTAATCCAGGGCTACACGAGCATCGGGGTTGCCGGTGCGCATGGGAAGACCAGCACGACTGGTCTGCTCTCACACACATTGAGTGGCATTGCCAAGACGAGCTACCTCATTGGGGATGGAACCGGTGTCGGCGTCAAGGATTCCAAGTTCTTTGTCTTCGAAGCCGACGAATACCGGCGTCATTTCTTGGCCTACAGCCCCGACTATCTGATCATGACCAACATCGACTTTGACCATCCTGACTACTACACGGGCATTGAAGATGTATACGATGCTTTTGAAACTGAGGGTAAGCAGGTTAAGAAGGGCATCTTCGCATGGGGCGATGACCCATGGCTGCGTAAACTCGACGTTGACGTGCCCGTTTATTACTACGGGATTCACGATACGGATGACTTTATTGCCAAAAACGTTGTCCGCAACACTAAGGGCTCCGAGTTTGACGCTTACTTCCACGATGAACTGATTGGTCACTTCATGGTGCCACTGTTTGGTGAACACAGCGTCCTTAACGCGCTGGCAGTCGTAGCTGTTTCCTACACGGAACACTTGCAGCCAGAATTCATTGCGCGCGAACTGGCTAACTTTGGTGGGGTCAAGCGCCGTTTCTCCGAAACCAAGCTCGGCGACATTACGCTGGTTGACGACTACGCGCACCACCCAAGTGAAATTAGTGCGACGCTGGACGCTGCCCGGCAAAAGTACCCAGATAAGAAGCTGGTGGCAGTCTTCCAGCCACACACGTACAGCCGCCTGATTGCTTACCTGGACGAATTTGCCCAGACGCTCGACCGCGCCGATGAAGTCTACCTGACCCCAATCTTTAGCTCGGCCCGTGAACAAAGCGGTAGTGTGTCCTCTGAAGATTTGGGCGCTAAGATTAGTCACGGTGGGACGGTCATCACGCAGGACGACCTGACCCCATTGCTGGCTGAACACGATGCGGTTCTCGTCTTCATGGGGGCCGGTGACATTCAGAAGTACGAACGTGAATACGAAAAACAGCGGGCAGCGCAAAATAAGTAAACTCAGACTTTAGTCGGTGGACGAATAACACTGGTGTCTGTATAATTGCCTATTAAATAGAATTGAATTTGAAAGGATGATTATATGCAAGAGCGGCGTTCTGTTTCGGAAGCCGGACTCAGCGGCTTCTTCGGTCGCGTCTATGGCAACATGGCTTTAGGATTATTAACAACGGCGGTGGTTACCGGTCTGTTGATGACGGTCTTTAAAGCGCCATATCTCGCGCTCATGACGAGCACCCCGATGATGCAGTGGGTGTTCATGTTCCTCCCGTTGCTATTTGTGATTTTGGCCTCCACCGGTAACTCGGTTCAAAATCCGGGCCGCGCGCGTGTCATGTTTCTCTTAATGTCCGCGAGCGAGGGGACCACGATGTCCGTGATCATGATGATGACCAGTACCACGACGGCGGTCGCCGCATTGCTGGTCACCGCGGTCATCTTCGGTACCATGTCGATGGTCGGTATCTTTGGCAAACGTGATTTGAGTCATGCGGGTAACATCGCAATAACCGCCCTGTTCGGGGTCATTGCGATTTCCGTGCTGAACTTCTTCATGCGTTCCACGGGTGTCGCTATGCTGATTAATTACGTCATCCTGGGTATCTTTATTATCCTGGTGGCAGCTGATAACCAGCGGCTCAAGCAGTTTTACGCTAGTGCTGAAGCACAGGGCGATGTTGCGGTCAGTTCTTTGGCCGTGCAAGGTGCAATCATGTTGTACCTGGACTTCTTGAACCTGTTCCTGACCATCATCCAGATCTTTGGGATTGGCGGCAACAATAACAACTAAAGTGATTCACCATTTGGGGGCTGCGCTTGCGTAGTCCTCTTTGTGTGTCTGCAACCACGAACAGCTGTAATCTGCTAAAATAGAGTGTGACAATTACGGAATAAGAAAAGGGGTAGCAATTTGGCTGACACAGTATTGCTGATTGATGGAAATTCCATCGCCTTCCGTGCATTCTTCGCGACGATTAACTCGCTTGATCGGTTCACGAACCACGCGGGGGTGCACACGAACGCCATCTTTGGTTTCAACAACATGCTCGATATTTTGCTGAAACAGGTGGAGCCTAGCAAGGTGCTCGTTGCCTTTGATGCGGGCAAAACAACGTTCAGAACGGAAAAGTACGGGGATTACAAGGGTGGCCGCCAAAAAACTGCCAGTGAGCTCCTGGAACAGATGCCCCTGATTAAGCAAATGCTTGATGGCTACGGGATTGAACATTACGAACTCAAAAATTGGGAAGCTGACGACATTATCGGCACCATGGCCAAGCAGGCAGAAGCAGCCGGTGATGACGTCATCGTTGTCACGGGGGACCGGGACCTGACGCAACTGGCTACAGAGAAGACGACGGTCGCGGTGACTGTGCATGGGGTTCAGGAACTTGAAGAATACACGCCAAAGTATGTCGAAGAAAAGTTAGGGATCACGCCTAATCAGATTATCGACATGAAGGGACTCATGGGCGATACTTCTGATAATTACCCCGGTGTGCAGAAGGTCGGGGAAAAGACTGCCATCAAGCTTGTCAAGCAGTTCGGCTCGATTGAAAACCTGTATGACAACATCGATACGCTCAAGACCAGTAAAATGAAGGAACATCTGATTGAGGACAAAGATAAGGCCATCATGAGCAAGGACCTGGCCACGATTCGCCGGAACGCGCCAGTTGAAAAGTCGCTGGATGACATTGGCTATTCTGGTCCGAACGTCGAAGTGCTCCGCGATTTCTTTACTGACATGGGCATGAAGGGCGCGCTCGCCAAAATCGGTGGCGCCGAAGAAAAGCCGGCACCAAAGGCTAAGTGGTCCGTGCTGAGCGCGGCAAATATTGGCGATGCCCTCAAGCTGAAGTCACCCGTAGCATTTGGTCTGGAGATGCTTGACGATAACTACCATAACGCGGCAATCTCGGCGTTCTACGTCGGGGATGCTGACCAGACCTTTGTGAGTGCCGATTTGAGCCTGCTGGATGATTTAGAATTCCACATGTGGCTCGAAGACCCGGCCCGTGAGCTGACTGTTTTCGATGCGAAACGGATGATTGTCGCCGCGGCACGACTGCAGCTCAACATTCGGCCAGCATGCGATGAATTGTTAGCTTCCTACCTGCTGGACCCTGACGATAACAGTGCTGACTTGGGCACCATGGCACGGCGGCGAAGTTACTTAGAGCTGCCAAGCGACGCAGAGGTTTACGGGAAAGGCGCCAAGCGCAAGCAGCCTGAAGATGATGTCTTCTATAACCATTTGGCACTCAAGTCACAGGCGCTATTGAAGTTACGCGCTGGACTGCTCACTGACCTTGAAAAACAGGGCGAAACGGATTTGTTTACCAATCTGGAAATGCCGCTTGCTGGTGTCTTAGCCAAGATGGAAATGCGGGGCATCAAACTCGAGCCGGATACTTTGGCAGAGATGGGCAAAAACTTTGAAGGTAGCCTGGCCGTCATGGAACAGGACATTTACCGTGAAGCGGGCCACGAGTTCAACATCAACTCGCCAAAGCAACTGGGGACGGTGCTCTTTGAAGACCTCGGTTTGCCAGCCGTAAAGAAAACCAAGACGGGGAACTACTCCACTAACGTTGAAGTACTCGAACAGTTGCAGTCCGCACACCCCATCGTGAAGGATATCTTGAGCTGGCGCGAGCTGTCCAAGATTCAGTCCACCTACGTAAATGGTCTGCAGAAGGCGCTTCAGCCGGACGGGCGTATTCATACCCGTTATCTGCAGACGCTGACGCAAACGGGCCGCTTAAGTTCCATCGACCCGAACATGCAGAACATCCCGGCTCGCGGAACCGGTAAGCAGGTTCGCAAGGCCTTTGTGCCAAGCCATAAGGACTGGATCATCTACAGTTCTGACTATTCCCAAATTGAACTGCGCGTGCTCGCCCACATTTCGGGGGATGAAAACATGCGTGAGGCCTTTCGTGAGGGCCGCGATATCCATGCCAACACCGCGATGAAGATTTTTAACCTGAAAAGTCCTGACGAGGTGACACCTGACATGCGGCGGCAGGCCAAGGCCACGAACTTCGGGATTGTTTACGGGATTTCCGACTTTGGTTTGGCCCGCAACATCGGGATTACCCGCACACAGGCCAAGCAGTTCATCGAAGGTTACTTCAACCAGTATCCAAAGGTTCACGAATACATGGATAAGATGGTCGAGGTCGCGAAGAAACAAGGCTATGTGGAGACCATTTTGCACCGCCGGCGGTACTTACATGACATCAATAGTCGCAACTTTAACCTGCGCAGTTTTGCCGAACGTACCGCGATGAACACGCCAATTCAGGGTAGCGCGGCCGACATTATTAAGATTGCGATGGTGCGCATGGACAAGGCGCTGAAGGATGCCAAACTGCAGGCCCGGATGTTGCTCCAGGTCCATGACGAACTGATCTTTGAAGCCCCAGCGAGTGAATTGGAAGAACTCAAGAAGCTCACGGCGAGCGTCATGGATTCAGCCATCAAACTTGCCGTGCCTCTGAAGGTTGATAGTCATGCCGGTGACAACTGGTTTGATGCGAAGTAGGAGGGATAGTCATGCCTGAATTACCGGAAGTTGAAACCGTTCGCCGCGGTCTAAAACAGCTAATTATCGGCAAAAAAATAGTCGGTGTTGATACTGATTGGGAAAAAATCATGAACGGCGGGCTCGACCTCTTTCGCGCCCAATTGATTGGGCACAGCTTTACTAGCATTGATCGGCGGGGCAAATACCTCTTATTGCGGCTGGATGGCGATTTGACGATTGTCAGCCACCTGCGTATGGAAGGCAAGTATGCGCTCATGACGGATAAGAACGAGCCCAAGCAGCGATTCCAGCACGTCTGGTTCACATTCAGTGATGGTAGCCAACTGCGTTACTATGATTCCCGCAAGTTTGGCCGGATGACGATTGTGCCAACGGGTCAGGAGTATGCGGAAATCAACGGGCTGGCGAAGATGGGACCGGAGCCGGTTGCGAGTGACTTCAAGGTGCCTGATTTCAAGGCGCGCTTGATGCGTCACAAGAAGGCGGTTAAGACCGTCCTGCTCGATCAGAATGTGGTCGCAGGAATCGGCAATATTTACGCCGATGAGACGCTCTGGATGAGTAAGATTCACCCAGAACAGGCAGCCAACACCTTGAGTGATGCTCAAATTCAAGTGTTACATGACAATATTATCAAGGAACTGGCGACCGCCATTAAGTTTAAGGGGACGACCGTGCATTCCTTCGTTGACGCGAACGGCGCCTCTGGTGGCTTTCAGAACAAGCTGGAGGTGTATGGCAAAAAGGGTGAGCCTTGCCCGCGCTGCGGAACCGCAATTGAAAAGATCAAGGTGAACGGCCGCGGCACGCATTTTTGCCCGCATTGCCAGGTCCGGACGGATATTTAACGAGGTGACGAGATGTCCTTTAAACTAGGAATTACAGGTGGCATTGGCACAGGCAAGTCGGCGGTCGTCGCTGACTTTAAAGAACTGGGCGCCGCTGTGCTCAGTGCGGATGATGTTGCGCGAGAGGTGATGGCAGCGGGTAGTCCCGTGCTGGCCCAATTGCGTAAAACGTTTGGCCCGCAAGTCATTGCGCCAAACGGTGGGGTGAATCGCGGGGTGCTTGGTCAGCTGATTTTTGCAGACCCGGCCAAGCGGCAACAGCTGAATCAGATCGTTCAACCACTGATTCGCAGCAAGTTTGAGGATGAGTTGACGCAGTTAGCGGCGCAACACGCATTTGTTGTTTGCGAGGTTCCTTTATTGTTTGAGGAGCACTACGAAAATCTATTTGATGCCGTGCTCGTCGTGGAGGCGCCGGCAGGGGTGCAGCAAGAGCGCGTGATGTCCCGCGATGGCTTGACCCGCGTGGCTGCAGAGCGGCGTATTGCGTCGCAAATGCCACTGGCTGACAAGCTCGAACGCGCCGATTACGCCATCAATACGGACGGTCCTGAGCAGCTACGTCAGATCCAGGTTCAACAACTCATGAATCATCTGGCGGAAAACTAGGATTTTTAGACGTTATTCGTTATAATCTAGTAAGTTAAGCGAGGAGGAATCAGCGGTGCAGTGTCCACATTGTCATCACAATAGCTCACGAGTGGTCGATTCACGGCCAACAGACGGCGGTGCGGCCATTCGGCGGCGGCGCGAATGTGAGAATTGCGGCTATCGATTTACAACATTTGAACGCGTTGAGCAGACGCCGCTCCTCGTCATCAAGAAGAACGGGACCCGTGAAGAGTTTAACCGCGAAAAGATTCTCCGTGGCCTCATCCGGGCATCTGAAAAGCGGCCGGTCACGATGGAGCAGATGCGCCACATTGTCGAGCAGGTTGAAAACAAACTGCGCGCGATTGGCGAAAACGAAGTGTCTAGTCAGACCATTGGGGAACAGGTCATGAGCCTGCTTGCCGACGTGGATGATGTGGCCTACATTCGTTTTGCCAGTGTTTACCGGCAGTTCAAGGATATGTCAGTGTTTATGAAAGAGCTCAAGGAAATGATGAACCGCGAGCACAAAGAATAAGCATGGCCAGCGGTTCGGAACGCCTAGCACTGGGTCCCGAACCGCTTTTACTTTACATATGCGTTAGGAGGCAAGCAGTATGCACCCAGTTGAATTTACACCGCAAAGCGACTACCTGGTGACCCGAGCGCAACTGCTGAGCGACTTGGATCGGCAAACGCTGGTTTATTTGTACCAGCCGCTCATTGGACCGGTTGCCAGCGCGCTGTATGAAACGCTGTGGACGCAGGTGAAGGTCCACCCGCAGTACACCCGCGACCGTGCACCACACAGTAAGCTACTCCAAACGTTAGGTTGCGATTTGGACGCACTGTATGACGCACGTGTGCATCTGGAAGCAGTGGGTCTCATGAAGACGTACACGCAGGTTGATCAGAGTCGGCATTATATTTATGAAATGTATTCGCCACTGCGACCGGCTGACTTTATTGCCGATGACTTGCTGGGCACTGCCTTGTATGATGCCGTTGGACCCGCTGAATTTGCGGAGCGGAGTGCCCAGTTTACGGTGACCCCCGTGCGGCGCCAAGATATGAAGGACCTCACTCGCGGCTTCATGGATGTCTATCATGTCGCGGGAAATGTCCTACAGACGCCAGAGGGGCTGACAGAAGCCCGCGAGCAGACACGGACGAAGGCGACACCATTGCCGCGCATTAGTAATGATGTCGTGGACTGGGAGCTCCTCGCACGGCTGTTAAGCAAGCAGAACTTGCGGGCGGAAGAGCTCAGTAGCAAACGTAGCCAGATTGCACAGATTGCCGGCTTTTACGGCATGACAACCAGTGAACTGGCTCGAACCTTGGCTCGCGCCATCGATGGGTTGACGGGAACGATTGACCTGCGGCGCTTGCAGGCAGAGGCCGACACCGAGTTTGCCCACCAGTCTGCACTGAAGAAGCAGGGGACTGCAGCGACGGTGAGTGAACCCGCAACCACGCGGGCGTCAGCACCCGCTACGCCGCTCTCGGCTGAAGAGACGGATTTGCTCAATCGTGCCAAGCGGATGAGTGTTGCCGAGTTCCTAGAGGCTGAGAAGACGAGCCACAGTGCGAACGCATTTGTTGCTCCGAACGAAACCCGTGCACTACGTCAATTGACTGGGCGCAATGTGTTTGATATCCCGACGATTAATATTTTGGTCGCTTATGTCCTCGAAGGCCGGACGAGCATTAATCAGTCCTTCCTCGATGCTATCGCCAACTCATGGATTCAAGCCGGGGTGAACAGCCCCGAGTCGGCGTTAGCACAGATTCGCGACTATAAAGCGGGCAGAACGTCTAACCAGAAAAAGCAGCAACGGAATACACCACGGCGGGGCCGCCGTGTCGAGAAGCAACCGGACTGGGCGGACAAGAATTACAAGGCACCCACGCGTGTGTTATCGCCCGCTGAGCAAAAACAGCTGAACGCGCGCATTGCGGCGCTCAGTAAGCCGAAAGATGATTCACAAAAGTAAGGAGTGATTGGTGTGCAAAACCTTTCCGCACAAATGCAGCAACTCATGAATCGCAGGGGCCGTGGCGCCGAGTTTAACCGCATGATGAGCCTGGTGCTCAAGGATACAGATGTCCAGGCATTTTTGAAAGCAAATGAGGCCGAGCTGGATGCGCATGCCGTTGAGCGCTCGGCGTCGCATTTGTATGAATTTTGCATGCAAAATGCCAAGGCGAAGCGTGGCGAGCCTACGATTGCACCGGGCTATGCACCACGTTTGCGCTTGAATGATCACTTGATTGATGTGGAGTACGTACCTAACCAGCAAATGATTGCCGAAAGCAAGGCGCGTGAGCAACGCGAGCTGGTAACCGCTGTTAGTATGCCCCGTGATATTAAGGACGCCACTTTGGCCGGCTATGAGCAGACACCCGAACGGATGAATGCGATTGTGGCTGCCGCTGATTTTGCGGAGGGGCTGGTTAAGGCGCCGAAGCAATTCCACCAGGGCTTGTATTTGTACGGGCCGTTCGGGGTTGGCAAGACCTACCTGCTAGGTGCTGTGGCGAACAACCTGGCCGAACACGGAATCGCGTCCACCTTATTGCACCTGCCAACCTTTGCTGTGCAGATGAAAGCTGCGATTTCCCAGGGTGCCGTTTTACCGAAAATTGAACAGGTGCAAGATGCGCCCGTGCTCATGCTGGATGATATTGGGGCAGAATCTTTTTCGCCTTGGTTCCGGGATGAAGTCCTCGGTGTAATTTTGCAGCACCGGATGGAAGAAGAGTTACCAACCTGCTTCTCCTCAAACAAGTCGATGGCTGATCTGACGGACTTTCTGGCGGGTCGTGACACGGGCAGTGATGAGGCGACGAAGGCCGAGCGCATTATGCAACGCGTGAAGTTTTTGAGCCGTGAAATCGTGTTGAACGGTGTAAATCGACGTGAAAACAAGGTCAATCATTAGAAAAGTGTTTGCAGTTCGTGAGCAGGTGTGGTTTAATAATGGCATCGAAGACGGAACAAAAGGTTTGCACAAGTCAGAGAGCGTGACCTAGGCTGAAAATCACGCATCCTGCTTACCGCACCACTTCCCGAGATTGCCAGCAATGGCCCTCGACTCTGGTTACGAGTGATTGAGAGGACAGACGTGTCATGCGTCTGCCAATCTGGGTGGAACCGCGAGCAAATCGTCCCTGATATCAAGCAATTGATATCAGGGATTTTTTTATGCCCGTCTTCATAAAATTGTTTATTAACACCGGTTACGGTGATTGAGGAAGGAAGATTATTATGGCATTATCTTTGACTTTTCCAGATGGCAGTGTCAAATCATTTGACGATGGCGCTTCAGCATTAGACGTTGCGAAGTCCATCAGTATTTCTTTGGGCAAGAAGGCACTGGCCGGCAAGCTGAACGGCAAGCTGGTTGACCTCGATGCCCCAATCAAGGCTGACGGCAAGATCGAAATCGTCACCAAGGACAGCAAGGACGGCCTCGCCGTTCTGCGTCACACCGCTGCCTTTGTTCTGGCTGATGCATTGAACCAGTTGTTCCCAGGCCTGCGCTTTGGTGAAGGTACTGCAACCGAAGACGGTTTCTTCTACGACACCGATAAGGATGACGGCCAGGTTGCCGTTACCGATTTGCCAGCAATCAAGTCCAAGATGCAGGAAATCATTAAGGCGGGTGGCCAGATTGAATCCGCCAGCATGAGTGCTGCGGATGCTAAGAAGCGCTACGCTAACGATAAGTTCAAGAGTCAGTTGGCTGATGAAGCCGGTGACCCAATCTCCGGCCACAAGTTGGGCGATTTCTTCGACTTCAACGAAGGTGCCTTGTTGCCTGACCTGAAGGAACTCAAGCACTTCGACCTGCTCTCCGTTGCCGGTGCTTACTGGGAAAGTAAGTCATCTAACCCAATGCTCCAACGTGTATACGGGACTGCCTACTTCAAGGCTGCTGACCTGGAAGATGACGCCAAGCGCCGCCAGGAAGCTAAGGAACGTGACCACCGTGTCATTGGCCGCGACCTCGACTTGTTCTTCGTTGACCCAGAGGTTGGTGCCGGGATGCCTTACTGGATGCCAAATGGTGCCACGATTCGCCGTACCATCGAGCGTTACATCGTTGACCGTGAAGTCGCTGACGGGTATGAACATGTTTACACTCCAGTTGCCGCTAACCTGAACCTGTACAAGACTTCAGGCCACTGGCAGCACTACCGTGAAGACATGTTCCCACCAATGGACATGGGTGAAGGCGAAATGCTTGAACTGCGTCCGATGAACTGCCCAAGCCACATTCAGATTTACAAGCACCACACACGTTCATACCGCGACTTGCCACTGCGCATCGCTGAACTGGGGATGATGCACCGTTACGAAAAGTCTGGTGCCTTGTCTGGCCTCCAGCGTGTTCGTGAAATGACCTTGAACGATGGGCACACCTTCGTGGCCCTCGACCAGGTTGAATCCGAATTCCAGAAGATCTTGAAGCTGATCTTGAGTGTTTACAAGGACTTTGATATCAACGACGTGACCTACCGTCTGTCCTACCGAGACCCTGCCAACACCGACAAGTACTTCGATGATGACGAAATGTGGGACCGCAGCCAGCACATGCTGAAGGCCGCCATGGATGACCTTGGCCTCGATTACTACGAAGCTGAAGGGGAAGCTGCTTTCTACGGTCCAAAGCTGGATATCCAGACTAAGACCGCGCTGGGCAACGAAGAAACCATGTCAACCATTCAGCTGGACTTCATGCTGCCAGATCGCTTCGACCTGACCTACGTGGGTAAAGATGGTGAAGACCACCGTCCAGTCATGATTCACCGTGGTGTTGTGGGGACGATGGAACGCTTCGTCGCTTACCTGACCGAAATCTACAAGGGTGCATTCCCAACCTGGCTCGCACCTACGCAGGTTGTCATGATTCCTGTTAAGAACGACTTGCACGAGGACTACGTAAACAACCTGAAGGACCAGATGGTTAAGGCCGGTCTGCGCGTTAAGGTTGACGACCGCAACGAAAAGATGGGTTACAAGATTCGTGAGGCCCAGACCAAGAAGGTACCATACACGGTCGTTGTTGGTGATGATGAACTGGCTTCCGGTAATGTCTCTGTCCGTCGCTACGGTGAGGACAAGGCATGGGAACAGAGCGCGCCAATGTTCATCAACGCGGTGAAGGCTGATGTGGCAAACTACTCACGTAAGGATGCACGTCAATAATCGTAAAGTAAATTCAGCTTATCTGTCTGGATATTAACTAATAACGTTATTAATTAATTATTCAGATTAATAAACTGAAACATTTATAAAAAGCTACAAACACTGTTGTTACAGTATTTGTAGCTTTTTTAATTTCACAAAAAACGTTACAAAAATAGTTAAAAATATGCTTTGGATTTGGCGGCCATCGTTTTATAATAATCATATCAAGAGGGACAGAG contains the following coding sequences:
- the murC gene encoding UDP-N-acetylmuramate--L-alanine ligase — its product is MTETDYFIGIKGSGMSALALILHDLGHEVLGSDITQYTFTQRGLEQAGIECLPFDAANLKPGYTVIAGNSFTDDHPEIVRARELGLTIYRYHEYLGKLIQGYTSIGVAGAHGKTSTTGLLSHTLSGIAKTSYLIGDGTGVGVKDSKFFVFEADEYRRHFLAYSPDYLIMTNIDFDHPDYYTGIEDVYDAFETEGKQVKKGIFAWGDDPWLRKLDVDVPVYYYGIHDTDDFIAKNVVRNTKGSEFDAYFHDELIGHFMVPLFGEHSVLNALAVVAVSYTEHLQPEFIARELANFGGVKRRFSETKLGDITLVDDYAHHPSEISATLDAARQKYPDKKLVAVFQPHTYSRLIAYLDEFAQTLDRADEVYLTPIFSSAREQSGSVSSEDLGAKISHGGTVITQDDLTPLLAEHDAVLVFMGAGDIQKYEREYEKQRAAQNK
- a CDS encoding Bax inhibitor-1/YccA family protein, whose product is MQERRSVSEAGLSGFFGRVYGNMALGLLTTAVVTGLLMTVFKAPYLALMTSTPMMQWVFMFLPLLFVILASTGNSVQNPGRARVMFLLMSASEGTTMSVIMMMTSTTTAVAALLVTAVIFGTMSMVGIFGKRDLSHAGNIAITALFGVIAISVLNFFMRSTGVAMLINYVILGIFIILVAADNQRLKQFYASAEAQGDVAVSSLAVQGAIMLYLDFLNLFLTIIQIFGIGGNNNN
- the polA gene encoding DNA polymerase I, yielding MADTVLLIDGNSIAFRAFFATINSLDRFTNHAGVHTNAIFGFNNMLDILLKQVEPSKVLVAFDAGKTTFRTEKYGDYKGGRQKTASELLEQMPLIKQMLDGYGIEHYELKNWEADDIIGTMAKQAEAAGDDVIVVTGDRDLTQLATEKTTVAVTVHGVQELEEYTPKYVEEKLGITPNQIIDMKGLMGDTSDNYPGVQKVGEKTAIKLVKQFGSIENLYDNIDTLKTSKMKEHLIEDKDKAIMSKDLATIRRNAPVEKSLDDIGYSGPNVEVLRDFFTDMGMKGALAKIGGAEEKPAPKAKWSVLSAANIGDALKLKSPVAFGLEMLDDNYHNAAISAFYVGDADQTFVSADLSLLDDLEFHMWLEDPARELTVFDAKRMIVAAARLQLNIRPACDELLASYLLDPDDNSADLGTMARRRSYLELPSDAEVYGKGAKRKQPEDDVFYNHLALKSQALLKLRAGLLTDLEKQGETDLFTNLEMPLAGVLAKMEMRGIKLEPDTLAEMGKNFEGSLAVMEQDIYREAGHEFNINSPKQLGTVLFEDLGLPAVKKTKTGNYSTNVEVLEQLQSAHPIVKDILSWRELSKIQSTYVNGLQKALQPDGRIHTRYLQTLTQTGRLSSIDPNMQNIPARGTGKQVRKAFVPSHKDWIIYSSDYSQIELRVLAHISGDENMREAFREGRDIHANTAMKIFNLKSPDEVTPDMRRQAKATNFGIVYGISDFGLARNIGITRTQAKQFIEGYFNQYPKVHEYMDKMVEVAKKQGYVETILHRRRYLHDINSRNFNLRSFAERTAMNTPIQGSAADIIKIAMVRMDKALKDAKLQARMLLQVHDELIFEAPASELEELKKLTASVMDSAIKLAVPLKVDSHAGDNWFDAK
- the mutM gene encoding DNA-formamidopyrimidine glycosylase; translated protein: MPELPEVETVRRGLKQLIIGKKIVGVDTDWEKIMNGGLDLFRAQLIGHSFTSIDRRGKYLLLRLDGDLTIVSHLRMEGKYALMTDKNEPKQRFQHVWFTFSDGSQLRYYDSRKFGRMTIVPTGQEYAEINGLAKMGPEPVASDFKVPDFKARLMRHKKAVKTVLLDQNVVAGIGNIYADETLWMSKIHPEQAANTLSDAQIQVLHDNIIKELATAIKFKGTTVHSFVDANGASGGFQNKLEVYGKKGEPCPRCGTAIEKIKVNGRGTHFCPHCQVRTDI
- the coaE gene encoding dephospho-CoA kinase (Dephospho-CoA kinase (CoaE) performs the final step in coenzyme A biosynthesis.), with the translated sequence MSFKLGITGGIGTGKSAVVADFKELGAAVLSADDVAREVMAAGSPVLAQLRKTFGPQVIAPNGGVNRGVLGQLIFADPAKRQQLNQIVQPLIRSKFEDELTQLAAQHAFVVCEVPLLFEEHYENLFDAVLVVEAPAGVQQERVMSRDGLTRVAAERRIASQMPLADKLERADYAINTDGPEQLRQIQVQQLMNHLAEN
- the nrdR gene encoding transcriptional regulator NrdR; the encoded protein is MQCPHCHHNSSRVVDSRPTDGGAAIRRRRECENCGYRFTTFERVEQTPLLVIKKNGTREEFNREKILRGLIRASEKRPVTMEQMRHIVEQVENKLRAIGENEVSSQTIGEQVMSLLADVDDVAYIRFASVYRQFKDMSVFMKELKEMMNREHKE
- a CDS encoding DnaD domain protein is translated as MHPVEFTPQSDYLVTRAQLLSDLDRQTLVYLYQPLIGPVASALYETLWTQVKVHPQYTRDRAPHSKLLQTLGCDLDALYDARVHLEAVGLMKTYTQVDQSRHYIYEMYSPLRPADFIADDLLGTALYDAVGPAEFAERSAQFTVTPVRRQDMKDLTRGFMDVYHVAGNVLQTPEGLTEAREQTRTKATPLPRISNDVVDWELLARLLSKQNLRAEELSSKRSQIAQIAGFYGMTTSELARTLARAIDGLTGTIDLRRLQAEADTEFAHQSALKKQGTAATVSEPATTRASAPATPLSAEETDLLNRAKRMSVAEFLEAEKTSHSANAFVAPNETRALRQLTGRNVFDIPTINILVAYVLEGRTSINQSFLDAIANSWIQAGVNSPESALAQIRDYKAGRTSNQKKQQRNTPRRGRRVEKQPDWADKNYKAPTRVLSPAEQKQLNARIAALSKPKDDSQK
- the dnaI gene encoding primosomal protein DnaI, whose product is MQNLSAQMQQLMNRRGRGAEFNRMMSLVLKDTDVQAFLKANEAELDAHAVERSASHLYEFCMQNAKAKRGEPTIAPGYAPRLRLNDHLIDVEYVPNQQMIAESKAREQRELVTAVSMPRDIKDATLAGYEQTPERMNAIVAAADFAEGLVKAPKQFHQGLYLYGPFGVGKTYLLGAVANNLAEHGIASTLLHLPTFAVQMKAAISQGAVLPKIEQVQDAPVLMLDDIGAESFSPWFRDEVLGVILQHRMEEELPTCFSSNKSMADLTDFLAGRDTGSDEATKAERIMQRVKFLSREIVLNGVNRRENKVNH